The genomic stretch CCACGCGACTGGGCTTCTTCGAGCAGATTGCCGAACGCGCGGAAACCGTAGTACGTCTCGTTGAAATCGGGCTTGCGCCGCTTGATCGCGTTCTTCAGCACCGACGCCCAGATCTTGCCGCTATCGCCGCGCTCGGACGCGAGCGCGTCGAAAGTCTGCACCGCGAACTCGATTGCCTTGCTCTTGCGCGTCTCGAGATCTTCCTTGCGCTTCTCGCCTTCGGGCGCGCGCTTTGACGGCTGCTGCGCCGCCTGTTGCGCAGGTTTCGCGTTCTCGCGCTTCGCAGCGGCGCGCTGGCTCTCGCGCACGAGATCGTCATAGAAGATGAACTCGTCGCAGTTCGCCGTCAGCAGATCGGAAGTGGAGCGCTGTACACCGACGCCGATTACCTGCTTCGCGTTTTCGCGCAGCTTCGACACAAGCGGCGAGAAGTCGGAGTCGCCGCTAATGATGACGAATGTGTTGACGTGCGACTTCGTATAGCAGAGATCGAGCGCATCGACGACGAGGCGAATATCCGCGGAGTTCTTGCCCGACTGCCGCACGTGCGGAATCTCGATCAGCTCGAAGTTCGCTTCGTGCATCGCGGCCTTGAAGCCCTTGTAGCGGTCCCAGTCGCAATAGGCCTTCTTCACGACGATGCTGCCTTTCAGCAGCAGGCGCTCCAGTACCAGCTTGATGTCGAATTTCTCGTATTTCGCATCGCGCACGCCGAGCGCGACGTTTTCGAAATCACAGAACAGCGCCATGCTGACGGTATCCTGGGATGACGCCATATGCTTCTCCAGTGAAGTGCAGGCTCGATCGTCTCACACAACGCGGCGTCGATCGAGGGTCTGCACGGTGATTCGTCTGCACTGCGCTCAGGCGCCCCCAAACGACCCGTTCTCCGCGACCGCGCCGACGAATTCCTCCGTCGAACGCACGCAGCCCATGCGGGGGAAAATATGCTCGACAGGAAAACGGTGCGTGTCGGCCGACAGGCCCGACATCGCGTCTTCGATGAAGACCAGTTCGTAGCCTTGATCGAATGCCGCGCGGGCCGTCGATTCGACGCCGAAGTTAGTCGCGATGCCCGTGAGCGCAATGGTGCGAATGCCTCGGCGACGCAATTGCTGTTCCAGATCAGTGCCGTAAAACGCGCCCCACTGGCGCTTGGTCACGATCAGATCGCCGGCCCGCACATTGCATTCGGCCACGAGGTCGGACGCTTGCGGCGGCGGAACGGGTGCGTCGCGCGAACGCAGGGGCGCGTCGGCAGGCAGCGACAGCAATTGCGCGACATCGACGCGCACGAAAACAACCGTGCCGCCCGCCGCGCGCAGCGCATCGGCGGCACGCACGGAACGCGCGACGACGTCGGCTGCCGCATGCGGCGCCAGCTGCCGCGCGACGTTGCTGTGTTGCAGATCGATCAGTACGAGCGCCGTGCTGCGCGGATCGATGGAAAGCGCTTGCGTCATGCGTCACCTGTATGTGAGGATGTCCTCATGTCATGATAATCGATAAATATGAGTCTCGCCTCAGATAATCAAAAGATGCGGCGCATCCCGCGACAGGAACGTGCGGCAAAACGTGTTGACGCGCTGCTCGACGCGGCGGGCGACGTCATTGCTGAACGCGGCTTCGACGCCGCGACGATGACCGCGATCGCCGAACGGGCGGGCACGTCGATCGGCGCCGTGTATCAATACTTTCCGAACAAGGATGCGCTTGTTTTCGCGCTGCGCACGCGCTACGGCGACGAAATGGAAGCGCAATGGAGCGCGCTCGGCGACGCGGCGCAGGATTGCAGCGTCGACGAACTGGTCGATCGCATTTTCGCGCTGATGACGGACTTCATGGCGTCGCGGCCCGCGTATCTGCCGCTGTTGTCGGTGACATTGAATTTCAGGCGCGATGCCGCCGCGCGCAACCGCTTGCGCGGCAGGTTCGCCGAATCGTTTCAGCGCTACAACCCCGCGCTGGCCGATGCCGATGCATTTCGCGTCGCCGAGGTTGCGCTGCAGGTCGTGAAGAGTCTGAATCCGCTGTATGCGGCCGCGAAGCCGAAAGAGCGCAAGGCGCTGGTCGACGAATACAAGCTGGCCGTGTCGTCGTATCTCGCCACGCGTCTGGGCTGAAACATCCGCAGACAACGCGCGTCAGGTCGTGCCGTGAAGCGCGTCGACGGGAAGCGGCACGCGGGTCGTCAGCACATCGTCGACGAGACCGTAGGTTTTCGCCGCCTCTGCTGACATGAAGTTGTCGCGATCGGTATCCTTCTCGATCTGTGCGATGCTTTGGCCCGTGCGCTGCGCGAGCACGTCGTTCAGGCGCTCGCGCAGATAGAGCACTTCCTTCGCATGAATCTCGACATCGGACGCCGTGCCCTGACCGCCGCCCGACGGCTGATGAATCATGATGCGCGCGTTCGGCAATGCATAGCGCTTGCCGGGCGCGCCAGCAGCCAGCAGAAACGTGCCCATGCTGGCCGCGAAGCCCGTGCAAAGCGTCGACACGTCGGGCTTGATGAACTGCATCGTGTCGAAGATCGCGAGGCCGTCGTACACCGAGCCGCCCGGCGAATTGATGTAAAAAGAAATATCCTTGTCGGGGTTCTCCGATTCGAGAAACAGCAGCTGCGCGACGATCAGGCTCGCCGACTGGTCGTTGACGGGGCCGACCAGAAACACAATCCGCTCGCGCAAGAGGCGCGAGTAGATGTCGTAGGCGCGCTCGCCGCGGCCCGATTGCTCGATGACGGTCGGCACGAGATTGAAGCCGGTATTCGCGGGTGAAGTGAAATGGCGATGCATGCGTTCCTCGCTGATTGACTGAAGGGCCCGCGCAAGGCGGGTTTCAGTTGCATGACGCGAAAGCGGGACGCAGCGTGACAAAAGAATGTTTGCGTCGACGTGTCACATCGCGGGCCGTCTGCCCGTCTAGCGGATGACCCAGTCACAGGAGCGGCACGCATGGAACAGATGCACAGAGAGAAGCGGGCGGAATTCGAGGCGGTGCGCGCGAAGCTGTTCGCGCTCGTGTACCGGATGCTCGGCAGCCGCGCGGAAGCGGAAGATGTCGTGCAGGACGCCTGGCTCAAATGGCATGTCGCCGACGCGAGCAAACTGCGCTCGTCGGGCGCGTGGCTCACGACGATCACGACGCGGCTCGCGATCGACCGGCTGCGTCATCTGCAGATCGAGCGCGCGACGCGCTCGGGCGGCTGGATGCCCGACCCGTGGATCGAAGGCCTCGCGCCTTCGGCGGAAGACCTGGCGTTGCGGGCCGTGCAGATGTCGTACGGCGTGATGCTGCTGCTCGAACGCCTGAAGCCGGAAGAGCGCGCCGCGTTCGTGCTGCACGAGGCGTTCGAATGCGACTACGCGGAAATCGCGAAGATCCTCGCGAAGACACCCGCCAACTGCCGGCAGATGGTGCATCGCGCGAAAGAACGCCTGCAGCGCCAAGGCGTGCCGGCGAAGCGGGCCGATCCCGCGGCGCAC from Paraburkholderia phymatum STM815 encodes the following:
- a CDS encoding NYN domain-containing protein — its product is MASSQDTVSMALFCDFENVALGVRDAKYEKFDIKLVLERLLLKGSIVVKKAYCDWDRYKGFKAAMHEANFELIEIPHVRQSGKNSADIRLVVDALDLCYTKSHVNTFVIISGDSDFSPLVSKLRENAKQVIGVGVQRSTSDLLTANCDEFIFYDDLVRESQRAAAKRENAKPAQQAAQQPSKRAPEGEKRKEDLETRKSKAIEFAVQTFDALASERGDSGKIWASVLKNAIKRRKPDFNETYYGFRAFGNLLEEAQSRGLLEVGRDEKSGTFVYRSAVPAAAAPVEVVTPRETGDEWAAMPAAAEIVELEEAAVAASVVEAHAPADENVDVAPRTVPNEQADEGKGETRRKDRATRKPAAKKTKKAKAERGEAVDAATGSPQPADAQHVAERVTTSDAQPATPEAEHPATEAPVTRKKPSRKSATRSRRPRKTEATRDTE
- a CDS encoding isochorismatase family protein, producing MTQALSIDPRSTALVLIDLQHSNVARQLAPHAAADVVARSVRAADALRAAGGTVVFVRVDVAQLLSLPADAPLRSRDAPVPPPQASDLVAECNVRAGDLIVTKRQWGAFYGTDLEQQLRRRGIRTIALTGIATNFGVESTARAAFDQGYELVFIEDAMSGLSADTHRFPVEHIFPRMGCVRSTEEFVGAVAENGSFGGA
- a CDS encoding TetR/AcrR family transcriptional regulator; amino-acid sequence: MSLASDNQKMRRIPRQERAAKRVDALLDAAGDVIAERGFDAATMTAIAERAGTSIGAVYQYFPNKDALVFALRTRYGDEMEAQWSALGDAAQDCSVDELVDRIFALMTDFMASRPAYLPLLSVTLNFRRDAAARNRLRGRFAESFQRYNPALADADAFRVAEVALQVVKSLNPLYAAAKPKERKALVDEYKLAVSSYLATRLG
- the clpP gene encoding ATP-dependent Clp endopeptidase proteolytic subunit ClpP, with translation MHRHFTSPANTGFNLVPTVIEQSGRGERAYDIYSRLLRERIVFLVGPVNDQSASLIVAQLLFLESENPDKDISFYINSPGGSVYDGLAIFDTMQFIKPDVSTLCTGFAASMGTFLLAAGAPGKRYALPNARIMIHQPSGGGQGTASDVEIHAKEVLYLRERLNDVLAQRTGQSIAQIEKDTDRDNFMSAEAAKTYGLVDDVLTTRVPLPVDALHGTT
- a CDS encoding sigma-70 family RNA polymerase sigma factor, translating into MEQMHREKRAEFEAVRAKLFALVYRMLGSRAEAEDVVQDAWLKWHVADASKLRSSGAWLTTITTRLAIDRLRHLQIERATRSGGWMPDPWIEGLAPSAEDLALRAVQMSYGVMLLLERLKPEERAAFVLHEAFECDYAEIAKILAKTPANCRQMVHRAKERLQRQGVPAKRADPAAHARIVERLRAAMEAQDRVGLVRLFCDVPSVISDAPETVDAVATADQIATTLSMRGPGDQMETVSMNGMSAVAWMRNGEVDALLDISIGEDERIVALRIVTGALRLAPATRVFGRAAIMRLLQPVSSQAASVTMRGHFPVDIDA